One Punica granatum isolate Tunisia-2019 chromosome 3, ASM765513v2, whole genome shotgun sequence genomic window carries:
- the LOC116201290 gene encoding chaperonin-like RbcX protein 2, chloroplastic — translation MVGALSVVGSPAVDSHTGPCLCLDSPPAAMTSLRSGGGGGGGEYFASCKSFPSRWKKLPRRPGSLELGSSFIGSRWHDWRLEAWAISGGASRRQKRLSKGLGSLVLKNELGGQYEDSFEDVKTQMLNYFTYKAVRTVLNQLYEMNPTQYRWFYDFVVSNKPGDGKRFIQVLVKEKQDLAERVMITRLHLYGKWVKKCDHAQIYKEISDENLELMRERLMETVIWPSDDTNSEKIG, via the exons ATGGTGGGTGCTCTGTCCGTTGTGGGTTCGCCGGCGGTGGACTCCCATACGGGCCCGTGCCTCTGCTTGGATTCGCCCCCGGCGGCCATGACAAGCCTCAGGAGTGGAGGAGGAGGCGGTGGCGGAGAGTATTTCGCCTCTTGCAAGAGCTTTCCGAGCAGGTGGAAGAAATTGCCGAGGCGGCCCGGATCATTGGAGCTGGGGAGCTCATTCATTGGATCACGGTGGCATGATTGGCGTCTCGAGGCCTGGGCGATCTCGGGGGGAGCCAGTCGGCGGCAGAAGAGGCTGAGTAAGGGCCTAGGCAGCCTCGTTCTCAAGAACGAGCTTGGGGGACAGTACGAGGATAGCTTCGAAGATGTGAAGACT CAAATGCTTAACTACTTCACTTACAAAGCTGTGAGGACTGTTCTGAACCAGCTGTATGAGATGAACCCAACACAGTATCGGTGGTTTTACGA TTTTGTCGTATCGAATAAGCCTGGAGATGGGAAGCGTTTCATTCAAGTACTAGTGAAG GAGAAGCAAGATCTCGCCGAGAGAGTGATGATAACGCGTCTTCATCTTTACGGGAAGTGGGTCAAG AAATGTGATCATGCACAAATATACAAAGAGATATCGGACGAGAACTTGGAGTTGATGCGGGAACGGTTGATGGAGACGGTGATATGGCCCTCTGATGACACAAATTCGGAGAAGATTGGCTGA
- the LOC116198565 gene encoding cytochrome c-type biogenesis protein CcmE homolog, mitochondrial-like: MAARLAPRLRSQLLHAAASTSLRSSISVSVTRSPPLIFTPLYEVPNVQFDASSITALRLLSTARRGPTRPKQVDIGARARQLQNRRLWTYALTFSCLAGFIVIVLNQFQDQLVFYVTPTDAMEKYAANPSKNKFRLGGLVLEGSVAQPASSPEMEFVITDLITDILVRYQGSLPDLFREGHSVVVEGFVKPITDDIRKEVSGRSVSGKARTGDCYFSATEVLAKHDEKYMPQEVAAAIEKNKKMLEAGEGSVAGVKAS; encoded by the exons ATGGCCGCGAGACTCGCCCCCCGCCTCAGATCTCAACTCCTCCACGCCGCCGCCTCGACATCCCTCCGATCCTCCATCTCCGTCTCCGTCACCAGATCCCCTCCCCTCATCTTCACCCCGCTCTACGAAGTCCCCAACGTTCAATTCGACGCCAGCTCGATCACCGCCCTGCGGCTCCTCTCCACGGCCCGGCGCGGCCCGACCCGACCCAAGCAGGTTGACATCGGGGCCCGCGCCCGGCAGCTCCAGAACCGCCGCCTCTGGACGTACGCCCTGACGTTCAGCTGCTTAGCCGGTTTCATCGTCATCGTTCTTAACCAATTCCAGGACCAGTTGGTGTTCTATGTGACGCCGACCGATGCCATGGAGAAGTACGCCGCGAATCCTTCGAAGAACAAGTTCCGATTGGGCGGGCTGGTCCTAGAAGGCTCCGTCGCGCAGCCTGCTTCCTCGCCTGAGATGGAGTTCGTCATCACGGACTTGATTACCGATATCTTGGTCAG GTACCAGGGTTCATTGCCGGATTTATTCAGGGAAGGGCACTCGGTGGTGGTGGAGGGATTCGTGAAGCCCATCACCGATGACATCAGGAAGGAAGTGTCTGGGAGGAGTGTTTCAGGGAAAGCCAGAACCGGGGATTGCTATTTTTCGGCAACAGAGGTTCTAGCAAAGCACGACGAGAAGTACATGCCGCAGGAAGTTGCTGCTGCTAtagagaagaacaagaagatgCTCGAAGCGGGGGAAGGCTCTGTTGCGGGAGTTAAGGCATCGTGA